A genomic window from Halogeometricum sp. S3BR5-2 includes:
- a CDS encoding DegT/DnrJ/EryC1/StrS family aminotransferase: MIHIANPTLGREEKDRVTEVIDSGMVAEGDVVHEFESDFASYCGADTGLATTNGTTALHAALVGLGIGDGDRVLTTPFSFIATANTPRLAGADVDFVDIDPETYNIDPEALESRLRAGEDVDAVIAVHLYGLPADVGRLRELADEYDFKLLEDAAQAHGAKYEGTRVGTFGDAACFSFYPTKNMTTGEGGMVLTDDEEVAERTRRFVDHGRTEGYEHASVGHNFRMTNIAAAIGLAQMERLPGFTEARRRNAARLTEELTDVPGVTPPAEPEGYEHVYHQYTVRVDDRDGLQEHLSDAGVGTGVYYPVPIHRQPAYDDVGGSYPEAEAAAEEVLSLPVHPALEDDDIDDIVAAMTRSVVP; this comes from the coding sequence ATGGTCGCGGAAGGCGACGTCGTTCACGAGTTCGAGTCCGATTTCGCGTCGTACTGCGGCGCCGACACCGGCCTCGCGACGACGAACGGAACGACGGCACTACACGCGGCGCTCGTCGGCCTCGGAATCGGCGACGGCGACAGGGTGCTCACGACGCCGTTCTCGTTCATCGCGACGGCGAACACCCCTCGACTCGCGGGCGCGGACGTCGACTTCGTCGACATCGACCCCGAGACGTACAACATCGACCCCGAGGCCCTCGAATCCCGCCTCCGCGCGGGAGAGGACGTCGACGCTGTCATCGCCGTCCACCTGTACGGTCTTCCGGCGGACGTCGGTCGTCTCCGCGAACTCGCGGACGAATACGACTTCAAACTCCTCGAGGACGCCGCGCAGGCGCACGGCGCGAAATACGAGGGGACGCGCGTCGGCACGTTCGGCGACGCGGCGTGCTTCTCGTTCTACCCGACGAAGAACATGACGACGGGCGAGGGCGGCATGGTCCTCACCGACGACGAGGAGGTGGCCGAACGCACCCGGCGGTTCGTCGACCACGGGCGTACCGAGGGCTACGAACACGCCTCGGTCGGCCACAACTTCCGGATGACGAACATCGCGGCGGCCATCGGCCTCGCGCAGATGGAGCGTCTCCCCGGGTTCACCGAGGCCCGCCGGCGGAACGCCGCGCGGTTGACCGAGGAACTCACGGACGTCCCCGGCGTGACCCCGCCGGCCGAACCCGAGGGGTACGAGCACGTCTACCACCAGTACACGGTCCGCGTCGACGACCGCGACGGCCTGCAGGAACACCTCTCCGACGCCGGCGTCGGAACGGGCGTCTACTACCCCGTTCCCATCCACCGGCAACCGGCGTACGACGACGTCGGGGGCTCCTACCCCGAGGCCGAAGCGGCCGCCGAGGAGGTGCTGTCGCTGCCGGTGCATCCCGCCCTGGAGGATGACGACATCGACGACATCGTCGCGGCGATGACGAGGTCGGTGGTCCCATGA